The proteins below come from a single Thermococcus sp. genomic window:
- the tmk gene encoding dTMP kinase: MGTFIVIEGIDGAGKSTQARLLAEWFEERGKEVVLTKEPTDTAFGKLIRRLVLTGGREGIIDGARISHEAEALLFAADRAEHVEKLIKPAIKEGKIVISDRYFYSSLAYQWARGLNLEWLIGLNRFAVRPDIVILLDLPVRESMRRINRRSIKSEFDRIAELQKAVRENYLRLAERFPEMKIVNALASVEDIHEDIVELVKHELSGEK, encoded by the coding sequence GTGGGGACTTTCATAGTCATAGAAGGCATTGATGGTGCAGGTAAATCAACTCAGGCAAGGCTTCTTGCCGAATGGTTCGAGGAGAGGGGAAAGGAGGTCGTCCTGACGAAGGAACCGACGGATACAGCCTTCGGCAAGCTCATCAGGAGGCTCGTTCTTACGGGCGGAAGAGAGGGCATAATAGACGGCGCTAGGATAAGCCACGAGGCCGAGGCGCTCCTCTTTGCGGCTGATCGAGCCGAACATGTTGAGAAGCTCATCAAACCAGCCATTAAAGAGGGTAAAATCGTCATCTCCGACCGCTACTTCTATTCGTCCCTCGCTTACCAGTGGGCTAGAGGGCTCAACCTTGAGTGGCTCATCGGCTTGAACAGGTTTGCCGTAAGGCCCGACATAGTTATACTGCTTGACCTCCCGGTCAGGGAGAGCATGAGGCGCATAAACAGAAGAAGCATAAAGAGCGAGTTCGATAGGATAGCTGAACTCCAAAAAGCCGTCCGCGAGAACTACCTAAGGTTAGCGGAGCGCTTCCCTGAGATGAAGATCGTTAACGCCCTCGCGAGCGTCGAGGATATACACGAGGATATAGTTGAGCTTGTCAAGCACGAACTCTCCGGGGAGAAGTAG